Within the Setaria viridis chromosome 3, Setaria_viridis_v4.0, whole genome shotgun sequence genome, the region cCATATTAACAGGTTGGTACCATATTGGTCAGGTCAATTGGGTTGCAATTAGGAAAGGGCCAccaaccttgaaatatgggttccatctccTGCTGCCAAGGATCCTAGGATGGACACTAGTGGATGCTGGAACAATCAACTCATTTCTCAACTCACCAACTGCATACAGGACTTGATGAAAGAACCTACTAATAGTTTCAGGTGACCTCCTAAATGTCATGTTAATGACCCTGAACCTTTGGTTGTGTCCCACTACATGCAAGAACATTGCTACCTGTTCTTCAACAGTGGCATGGATGCTATCCACAACCAACTCTCTAGTCCTAAACAGGTCACACAGTTGGAAAAAAGGTGCCCTTCTCATCCTTAGCAGGTTGACACAATGCACATCATCAGATTCATAAATGAATCTAAGGTTGCTATTCCTCTCTCTGTCCCTCTCTGCCATGGGACCATAGGTAATAGATCGAGCATCCTCACTTCTCCTTCTAAACCACAAGAAAAAccaagcagcaacagcagcaacaagagcagccgcagcccggCGCCTACCTTGGAAGTCCATGGCCCTGTTTGGAgtcgcttatttcccgcttattggTGAAAATAAGCGATAAGCCCACCCAAACGCCTCGCTTATTCCTCGCTTATCACGTAAGCCGCTTAGTGGAAAATCTGAAATTGAACTAGGACCGGGCTTATCTCCTACGCGGGTCAGACGACGCTTCTCCCGCAAGCGGAACAACTTTTTTCCCCCGGTACCCTCGGGCAACGCCTCCaggcgaccgccgccgctcctcccgcaaccgctgccgccgctccagATCCCAGCCCGCCTCCCTACCTTCGCCGGACTTggcccccaccgcgcctcccgcaaccgccgtgGCCTGTTCTGCAGATCCCGGCGCTGCCCCCCTGCAGATCCCGGCCCGCCTCCctacctccgccggccgcccctgccaggcccccgccgcgggcctgggcgccgccggacgcccccgccgctggccgcctGGTCGCCGACCCCGCCGCTGGACGTCCCCGCCtaggcgccgcctccgccgcctgggATCCGGCCCCGCGCGCCGGACTGTCCTgccgcctgggcgccgccccgccgccggacgcccccgccgccagaCTCCCctgccgccggacgccgccccgccgccgaacgccgcccccgccgccggacgccagAGCCGCCTGGGTTTGGACcatccgcccccgccgccggacgccagAGCATTTCAGGTTGCAGTAGGTGGGGGAAGTTGGCAAGTTTGGGTAAGCCATCTGTTTAGCAAAACTTCCTGATGAATAGCATACGGTAGCTGCTGTAGTTTGTGTATATGTAGCTGCTGTAGTTAAATCTGGTAAACGCAAATATACTTGTGCGCAGTGTTGTTAGTCCCAATTGTTactgtatgaaacttgattGGAAGGTGCTGATCTCTGGGGGTAGGGCCAAATTTGTGGAGTTATGAGATGTCAAGGCTTTGtataggtgcatagtttttagGTATTGTTCTGGATTGTCAATTGCTACATTAGTATGATGTCAGATTTCCATAGATTTTGTTTTAAGATCAAATCGGTATCCATCAAATGTGAAAATATAGGCATCATCATTGCAATATAGAAATGACAAGGTTGATTAATTACCTGggtttgcaaacaaaaaaaaatcccaagcagggcccccacacgcgcacgccgcaagtcacaagtcacaagtcacgcgatttttcacgcgaaatatgcgcgtgcgcggttcgtgggattcgaacccacaacctccagcctcgcgcgtagcttccttgccattccacctacacaccacatctgactatgtaggggatactatccttttgtattaactcgtggggacccttttatcccgatttaatCTCTTTTTCACGACTTATGCGTAACCTTTCTACTTGGTGGTTTAAATAAAGTCATTAATTCTTTCTACTTATGCATGCAGTTGCTGCGAAGGATCTGAACAGCTGTACCTGTTACGACTGCAAGGCCGCCAACAAATAGCAAGGTAAAATTTGTGTCACTTCTTGATGGATTGCTAAAATGACAGATTGTGGGTTGTATGATCAGTGAACAAGCTCGTAGATTTGTATTTAATTCTACAATACTGTaatcaaattttagatggaAAAGTCGTCAAAGATTGTGGCAAAATGGGATTCATTTGCCGCGaaagctttcaatgacatttGTGTGGAAGAAGTACTTGCTTTCAATCGGCCGCAGCAATGTTTGAATGCGGTGGGATATGCAAACCTTCTTAGAAAGTTTTATGAGCGTACCAAGAGGCCATACGGTGAGAGTCAAATGAAGAATAGgtgggatatattgaaaaaaatgtatacccaATGGAAGACTTTGAACTTGAGATCAACCGGATTGGGAAGAGATCCTGTTACTGGTTGTATTGTGGCTGACGATGAATGGTGGGAAGAACAAAATAAGGTGAGCCCACTAACAATCATACTAGAGATATAGTTCGTATACacgttgtttatttttttttcaattggagTATAATAGCAAGCTGTTTTGATGATATTTTATAGGCTATGCCAGGTTGTATCCGGTTCAGAACAGCTCCGCTTGAATATGAGGATCAGATGCGAATCATGTTCGAATCGGTCATTGTTACAAATGAAACTTCATATGTTCCAAGTGGTGATGGAAACGTTGatgttgatgaacatgatgttgttgatgttgagggCAACAATGATAGGGAGGCACATAAGACCCCATCCAGTTCTGAGCGGAGGGCTTCAAAAAGGCCAGCTCCTAGTTCccctaaaggaaagaagaagaagacttttAGAGACCAGTGCATGAAGCGGTTGGTCGATGCATATGAGTTGAAAGCTCAAAGTAGTAAACATTCAGCTACTTCACAAGTTGTTGATCATGTTAGAGATGAGATTGGAAGTATGTTGGAGCAAGTCATTAAGGATGGGGCTGAGGAGGGGAGTGATGAACACTTCTATGCCACACAACTtcttcaaaaaaaggaaaatcgtGATGTGTTCATTACATTGAAGACACAAAATGGGAGGTTGAATTGGCTGAGGAGGGCTTGGGAGATAAGGAAGAAGCATTAGGGTGTTGCATTAGTGTGCCATTTCTCTTTCATTTCTCTTATGTTGTGTGAGACATAATTTCACTATTCTAAGTATGCTGTGTGAGACTATGAACCTTTTATTAGTTGTGTTGTAACAATAAAAATTCATCTGATGACTTGGTTAGTGCTTTTTGACAGGcttgcatttgttttgatgagtaCCTCTAGTGCAACTAGTGAATGTGAAGGCAACAGTGATTCTATTCATACCATGGATGTTGATGAATCTGATGACactgatgatgattacatagTGGCAATGCTTGGTCTGGACTACATGGCATCATCTGgtatgaacaagaagaagattactactacgatagcaaggatGACTGGAATACAGTGGGTTGAGTTGCAACTACAAGATCCAGTGGAGTGCTTTAACATGTTCAGAATGAGGAGGTCAGTTTTCTTAAGCCTTCATGACACTTTGGTGCAAGATTATGGGTTGAGATCAAGTAGACAATTTTGTAGCAAGGAAGCACTAGGAATGTTTCTATGGGCTTGTGGTGCACCTCAATCTTTTAGGCAATGCAAGAATAATTTCCATCGCTCATTAGAAACTGTGAGTAGAAAATTTGAAGAGGTTCTTGAATCTATCATGAGATTAGCTGTTGACATTGTGAGGCCTAAGGATCCACAATTTTCTACTATTCATCCTAAACTACAAGAAGCAAGGTTTTGGcctcatttcaaagattgcataggagcaattgatGGTACCCATATACCCGTAACTGTGCCATTAGTTGATCAACCGAAATACATTGGTCGGCATGGGTATCCTTCACAAAATGTCATGGTGgtatgtgactttgatatgcggTTCACATTTGCTGTCACTGGTTGGCCTGGTTCTGTCCATGATACTCGTGTATTATTGGACACGCTTCTCACATACAAGGATCAATTTCCACATCCTCCCGATGGTAAGGACGAGTTatgttgcaatttatttttcagggaatatttgctcattgtgatataacgtata harbors:
- the LOC117850992 gene encoding uncharacterized protein; this encodes MPGCIRFRTAPLEYEDQMRIMFESVIVTNETSYVPSGDGNVDVDEHDVVDVEGNNDREAHKTPSSSERRASKRPAPSSPKGKKKKTFRDQCMKRLVDAYELKAQSSKHSATSQVVDHVRDEIGSMLEQVIKDGAEEGSDEHFYATQLLQKKENRDVFITLKTQNGRLAFVLMSTSSATSECEGNSDSIHTMDVDESDDTDDDYIVAMLGLDYMASSGMNKKKITTTIARMTGIQWVELQLQDPVECFNMFRMRRSVFLSLHDTLVQDYGLRSSRQFCSKEALGMFLWACGAPQSFRQCKNNFHRSLETVSRKFEEVLESIMRLAVDIVRPKDPQFSTIHPKLQEARFWPHFKDCIGAIDGTHIPVTVPLVDQPKYIGRHGYPSQNVMVVCDFDMRFTFAVTGWPGSVHDTRVLLDTLLTYKDQFPHPPDGKYYLVDSGYPNRKGFLAPYKGQRYHVSEWQHGQHPVGLKEVFNHAHSSLRNVIERSFGVLKMKWRILLNLPSYPVNKQSKIIVACMALHNFIRDSAVHDVHFEEDFAEDDGNPTQPSTDGGGGALGDDIDMGALRDAIAVAMVS